A genomic window from Archaeoglobus profundus DSM 5631 includes:
- the hypA gene encoding hydrogenase maturation nickel metallochaperone HypA, translating to MSFAQAILDTVMKVAEQNNAKKINAVHIVIGNLLMLNPEQLKFCFDVITKGTIAENAKLEVEVVKAKIKCTCCGKEFEEYIGICDECGGILSVDGGKEMILKKVEMEV from the coding sequence ATGAGCTTTGCCCAAGCTATACTCGATACGGTTATGAAAGTTGCTGAGCAAAATAATGCTAAAAAAATCAATGCTGTTCACATAGTCATTGGAAATCTGTTAATGCTCAATCCCGAGCAGTTGAAGTTCTGCTTCGATGTAATAACCAAAGGTACAATTGCTGAAAATGCCAAGCTGGAGGTAGAAGTTGTTAAGGCTAAGATTAAATGCACATGTTGCGGTAAGGAGTTTGAGGAGTATATCGGAATATGCGACGAATGTGGTGGAATCTTAAGTGTTGACGGCGGAAAGGAAATGATACTTAAGAAGGTTGAGATGGAGGTGTAG
- a CDS encoding tetratricopeptide repeat protein, with protein sequence MDRLTALIVAFVIGVLAVCGAIVYYFGWLFLIRLILGLAFLCATIVFAVLFGILVYARSKYSLLSLLGFLSSAYALYQCYTWSKPMHIVYIIVAYAVALAFGLWYISEPDLSIVERLRSAKALEKSGNYRAAARKYEKREDYVKAAECYLKAGLLESAAWCYERAEMYEKSAEIYERLAKEKRDSFYWKEAYEFYKKAGNLRKAGECLEKYAEEEPWYWEDVAKLWEEVGDKDRAVKAWKKALDYYIKEAEEEGVFWEDVAKIYEKLGETEKAREAWMKFAEYCEREAKNDPSWWKHVAEAYEKLGLKDKAEDAKRKYEEWKKQRD encoded by the coding sequence ATGGACAGGTTGACCGCACTGATAGTGGCTTTCGTAATCGGTGTTTTGGCCGTCTGCGGTGCAATCGTTTACTACTTTGGCTGGCTGTTCCTGATAAGACTAATCTTGGGATTGGCTTTCCTCTGTGCAACGATAGTCTTTGCTGTCCTCTTTGGAATACTCGTTTACGCAAGGTCCAAGTATTCTCTTCTGTCTCTCTTAGGATTTCTAAGCTCAGCCTACGCACTGTACCAGTGCTACACTTGGAGTAAGCCTATGCACATCGTTTACATAATCGTAGCTTACGCTGTAGCTTTAGCTTTTGGGCTTTGGTACATAAGCGAGCCAGATTTGAGCATTGTTGAGAGGCTTAGGAGTGCAAAAGCTCTGGAAAAATCTGGAAATTACAGGGCTGCAGCAAGGAAATACGAGAAAAGAGAGGATTATGTAAAAGCCGCAGAATGCTATCTAAAAGCTGGGTTGCTTGAAAGTGCTGCGTGGTGCTACGAGAGGGCAGAGATGTATGAGAAGTCTGCTGAGATCTACGAAAGGTTAGCGAAAGAAAAGAGAGATAGCTTTTACTGGAAGGAAGCTTATGAGTTCTACAAGAAGGCTGGTAACCTCAGGAAGGCCGGAGAGTGCTTGGAGAAGTACGCTGAGGAAGAGCCCTGGTATTGGGAAGACGTTGCAAAGCTCTGGGAGGAAGTAGGTGATAAAGATAGAGCTGTGAAGGCTTGGAAGAAGGCTCTTGATTATTACATCAAGGAAGCGGAGGAAGAGGGAGTATTTTGGGAAGATGTCGCAAAGATCTATGAGAAGCTGGGTGAAACTGAGAAGGCCAGAGAAGCTTGGATGAAGTTTGCCGAATACTGTGAAAGAGAGGCTAAGAACGATCCTAGTTGGTGGAAGCACGTAGCAGAAGCTTACGAGAAGTTAGGTTTGAAAGATAAGGCTGAAGATGCTAAGAGGAAATACGAGGAGTGGAAGAAACAAAGAGACTGA
- a CDS encoding KaiC domain-containing protein, producing the protein MAKYYYELKELEAKAPKLFGIPTGTKLDEMFYKVELEGDKYVKKPLGGIPYLAVLNVTGIPDTGKSVLAEQFAVTQANLGYRVLYVTVESPAHFLYTALKNKAQALGADFSKVEENIVVIDASESDELRENPKALIDTMAYAIKEKKVTNTIIDSITGLYEHKEVMARQIVRQFFNFLKRFKQTAILVSQKRSAQASESAEAAGGLAVAHIVDGTIVLDKKLIETRWDVNLYGLPIGSVLRTIRIDGCRLCGHDSRTWVFEITELGTINIICPLSEFIKRRDRIEEEE; encoded by the coding sequence ATGGCGAAGTACTACTACGAGCTTAAGGAACTCGAGGCTAAGGCTCCAAAGTTGTTCGGGATACCAACTGGGACGAAGTTAGATGAAATGTTCTACAAAGTGGAGTTAGAGGGGGATAAATACGTCAAGAAGCCATTAGGTGGAATTCCATATCTAGCTGTACTAAACGTCACCGGTATACCCGACACTGGTAAGAGTGTTTTGGCTGAACAGTTTGCGGTTACTCAGGCTAATTTAGGTTACAGAGTTCTCTACGTTACTGTCGAGAGTCCAGCTCACTTTCTCTATACAGCTCTAAAGAACAAGGCTCAAGCTTTGGGAGCAGATTTCAGTAAGGTCGAGGAAAACATTGTGGTAATCGATGCATCTGAAAGTGACGAGCTTAGAGAGAACCCAAAGGCTTTGATAGATACTATGGCCTATGCGATAAAGGAGAAGAAAGTCACAAACACGATCATAGACAGTATAACTGGCTTATACGAGCACAAGGAAGTAATGGCGAGACAGATAGTTAGACAGTTCTTCAACTTCCTCAAGAGATTCAAGCAAACTGCAATACTCGTTTCTCAGAAGAGATCCGCTCAAGCTAGCGAAAGTGCTGAAGCTGCGGGAGGTTTGGCTGTTGCTCATATAGTCGATGGTACCATCGTTCTGGACAAGAAGCTCATAGAGACGAGGTGGGATGTGAATCTCTACGGTCTACCAATCGGTAGCGTGCTGAGGACGATTAGAATAGACGGTTGCAGGCTTTGCGGTCATGATTCCCGTACATGGGTATTTGAGATCACAGAGTTGGGAACAATCAACATAATCTGTCCTCTCAGCGAGTTTATTAAGAGGAGAGATAGAATTGAAGAAGAGGAGTAA
- a CDS encoding DUF61 family protein, with protein sequence MDNITEVVLAKMIEAVNSHLPRRSRTLDEMLKEKYPTIVARDGNEYLIERKELEFIAKYLDEDEIKKFRIPIVLEMHTVGNTYLIYVRDKLHAEFIKRAFGYDRFVEDSLVLHMHEMASIRRVLRTATQVAFR encoded by the coding sequence ATGGACAATATCACAGAAGTCGTACTCGCAAAGATGATCGAAGCCGTGAACTCTCACCTTCCCAGAAGAAGCAGAACTTTAGATGAAATGCTCAAGGAGAAGTATCCTACAATAGTCGCAAGAGATGGAAACGAGTATCTGATTGAGAGAAAAGAGTTGGAATTCATAGCGAAGTATTTGGATGAAGATGAGATAAAGAAGTTTAGGATACCGATAGTACTCGAGATGCATACTGTCGGAAACACATACCTGATATATGTTAGAGACAAGCTACACGCCGAGTTCATAAAGAGAGCTTTCGGCTACGACAGGTTTGTTGAAGACAGCCTAGTTCTGCACATGCACGAGATGGCGAGTATTAGAAGAGTTTTAAGAACTGCAACTCAGGTAGCCTTTAGGTGA
- a CDS encoding SAM hydrolase/SAM-dependent halogenase family protein translates to MIITLLTDFGDFYPGVMKGVILKINPKAIVVDISHSVEPQNVFQGAFLLYNAYKFFPNAVHIAVVDPGVGSERKALAFECRNHIFIAPDNGIAYPSAREDGIERIWVINENKTSEVTGVLSSTFHGRDVFAPAGAYASIGLLKEVAEPYEGDIAKLELFDYVVEGNLIRCRIVFIDRFGNAVTNLKAEYVKGRYVVFEGVKIPIVRCYEDVKKGEPLALIGSFGTLELSIREGSFAEEFGVKSNDFVELEQL, encoded by the coding sequence ATGATCATCACACTGCTTACCGACTTCGGAGATTTTTATCCGGGAGTAATGAAGGGCGTTATTCTAAAGATCAATCCCAAAGCGATTGTAGTGGACATATCTCATTCTGTCGAGCCTCAGAATGTATTTCAAGGTGCATTCTTACTCTACAACGCCTACAAGTTCTTTCCAAACGCTGTGCACATTGCAGTAGTTGATCCGGGTGTTGGAAGCGAAAGGAAGGCTTTGGCATTCGAGTGCAGAAATCATATTTTCATCGCACCAGACAACGGTATAGCTTATCCTTCTGCAAGAGAAGATGGTATCGAAAGAATATGGGTTATAAACGAGAATAAAACATCTGAAGTTACTGGAGTCCTCTCAAGCACATTCCACGGTAGGGATGTCTTTGCTCCAGCCGGGGCGTATGCATCAATAGGATTGCTGAAGGAGGTTGCAGAACCCTACGAAGGTGATATTGCAAAGCTTGAGCTTTTCGATTACGTTGTAGAAGGGAATCTCATCAGGTGCAGGATAGTTTTCATTGACAGGTTTGGAAATGCCGTTACAAACCTTAAAGCTGAGTATGTAAAAGGTAGATACGTCGTTTTTGAGGGAGTTAAGATTCCCATCGTTAGATGCTACGAAGACGTTAAAAAAGGTGAGCCTCTAGCCTTAATAGGCAGCTTCGGGACTTTGGAGTTGAGTATAAGAGAAGGGAGTTTTGCAGAGGAGTTTGGGGTAAAATCTAACGATTTTGTTGAGCTTGAACAACTTTAA